The genomic stretch acattcagggCTTCATCATATGATTTACACGTCCAGATTGACCACAACAAGTTTAAAATCCTATATATGGGTCTGAAAGGGATATAGCAAAATCCTATGGTATAACTCGATGTATCAAATGATCTTGCTATACACTAATAAGCCTTATTCTGTCGTAGGGTTCAATGACATGTTATATAATGCCTATTGATAAAGGCCTACTCTACCTTCCGTTAAGATATTTCACAATCATCTGTTCAGCCTTTAGCGTAAACCTCAGCCTATCTATCAAGACTGAATTAGACATTGGATAGCAACCCAACAACCGCCACCGACCAATCGCCCCACCTTGATATCATTCAACATGAAATTGCCGTGCAAGTTGGCGAAGTTGAGCCTCGCGTCGCGCCACGTGCAGCGCAACACGCCATCGAGCGACATCCTGAAGCCAACCACACTAAATTCTCGAATGGTTGTAATCACGAAAGTCAAGTTCAAGTTCAAGGGCTGGGAAGCGTTCATATTCGGCGGAGAGATGGATTTCGAGTAGCCGTCGCTGAAGAGGACCTTCTGACAGTCGTGTTCGTCGGAGTTGTCGGCGCAGTCGTATGAGCGGTCGCAGCGTAGGGCGATGGGGATGCAGGCGAAGTCGGAGCAAGTGAACTGACCCTCCGCGCACGGCGTCAGCAGCAGCGCCgcctggaggagggagggagacgggggggggacaCGGGAATTGTGGTCATTGTTTTGAATCTTTTGACTGATTGGGTCATTCATTAATGTATTAcagttgccattattgttattgctaatatcattattattaacaatcattattatcatcactattaatatcataatcctcatcattatcatcattattattatcattattattatcatcaacatcatcatcatcgtcatctattgttattattattataattattattgttattattatgattacagtaatccttttaccactaccactactctactattactgttaatactactactactactagtagtagtagtagtagtagtagtagtatccacacacacccacacacacatatatatatgtatataacatatatgtatatataaatataaatataaatatatacatatacatatacatatacatacacacacgtacgtacgcgcgcgcgcgtgtgtgtgtgtgtgtgtgtgtgtgtgtgtgtgtgtgtgtgtgtgtgtgtgtgtgtgtgtgtgtgtgtgtgtgtgtgtgtgtatgtgtttatacacatctatatctatctatccaaccatctatctatctgtctacatgtatCAATGCCTGTGCATCGCAGTGTGACTGTACAAGTATTCCCCGCCTTCTCTGCGGTCCCTCTGCGGTCGACGCAGCGCCCCGACTGACCTTGCTCTGGCCGCAGTTGTCGCCCTCGATGCTCCAGAACTTGTAGCCGAAGGGCGGGCTCCTGGAGGACAGCGAGGAGTTCAGCCTCGCCGTCGTGCCCCGGCTAAAGCGAGTGGACAGGACCCACGTGGCGTTGTCCCACACCAGCCGGCTGTTCTGAAAGCCCTCGAAGGCCGGCTTGCCGTTGTGGTAGCCGTAGGCGCTGAAGGACCGGTCGAACGTGGACTCTTTACACAAGCCCCGCAGGAGGAGCCTCCCGTGACTGGAAACGTTACACAGCGGGCACGAAAGGGCGTCACAATTGATCGAATGCcacgaaggagaaaggggaattcCCGCCGTGGCGCAGGGAAACGTGGGCTCGCTCGCGTCCGAGGAATCGCGCGGAGGAACGGGCGACAAAGTGGTGACGTCCAGCCAGGCCTTCGTCGTGTGGTCGAACTGGAGGCCGAGCCAGTAGAAGGTTCCCCTGGGCGTGGCGCACTGCGGCCTGAACTCCGAAAACTGCTCGGTGATGAGTTGTATTTCCTCGGCGCTCGGGGCGGTGGCCAGGCGCCCGCCGTGCATCTTGCACACTCTCCGCGATTCCTCAAAGGAGTACGGTATGCTAATGAGATGCAGACGGTAGGGTTTTCTCTGGCAAAGGGCCCCTCGTGACACGGAACCAAATATTCCTTTGCTGTTTATGGTGAAATCTGTCAAGTTGTCAAAACTAAGAAGTGGCTCCGAACTGGTGTTCATCTCGCGACATGACACATACTCCTGCACTTTGTCTCGAGGGAGAGAGGTGTTGTAGAGACGAAACTCTGCCATTTCGCCGCGGAGGGAGTTCCAAGTAGAACCTCCTGGGCTCCGCTGCCCAAGGAAAAGACGCCCTCCGCCAGGCAGTGTTACCGGCCTTTGCGTGTTCCGGTTATGGAGTGCGGGGGAGAAAACCTGCGCCataatgtgtataagtgtgtgtgtgtgtgtgtatgtgtgtgtgtgtgtgtgtgtgttgtgtgtgtgcgtgtgtgtgtgtgtgtgtgtgtgtgtgtgtgtgtgtgtgtgtgtgtgtgtgtgtgtgtgtatatatatatatatatatatatatatataatcacctaCTTAAATATAGTCATGGATCAGCAATAATATCAGGATATCATAGCTATGAATTACACCTCTGTCTGCCATCGTTTGCTAATGAAAAAATACCCGATATGCAAATCATCAGATTGTACAAGACAAACAAGAGCAATGAGACTTTCTCTTTCAAACAGTGTAAATTCGAAGTGATACATTTCAAGATATACATTCGAAGCTCAACATATGTATCTCTTTCTTAattctaattgtttttttctaatttagttttaaactttatttattttgattataggTATAGATTTGATCATATTATCTCATTTAATTATCCTCTAGCaacaccttctttttttttttttttgggcataTACCTGACTTgcttaatgattttattttttattc from Penaeus chinensis breed Huanghai No. 1 chromosome 40, ASM1920278v2, whole genome shotgun sequence encodes the following:
- the LOC125047016 gene encoding uncharacterized protein LOC125047016, yielding MAQVFSPALHNRNTQRPVTLPGGGRLFLGQRSPGGSTWNSLRGEMAEFRLYNTSLPRDKVQEYVSCREMNTSSEPLLSFDNLTDFTINSKGIFGSVSRGALCQRKPYRLHLISIPYSFEESRRVCKMHGGRLATAPSAEEIQLITEQFSEFRPQCATPRGTFYWLGLQFDHTTKAWLDVTTLSPVPPRDSSDASEPTFPCATAGIPLSPSWHSINCDALSCPLCNVSSHGRLLLRGLCKESTFDRSFSAYGYHNGKPAFEGFQNSRLVWDNATWVLSTRFSRGTTARLNSSLSSRSPPFGYKFWSIEGDNCGQSKAALLLTPCAEGQFTCSDFACIPIALRCDRSYDCADNSDEHDCQKVLFSDGYSKSISPPNMNASQPLNLNLTFVITTIREFSVVGFRMSLDGVLRCTWRDARLNFANLHGNFMLNDIKKEDVWRPSISISDGTESIVKPEILKEFLYVVREGEPLPPDTSRLKEDVLYRGSENTIVLNYAVRIEAMCIFQLHNYPFDKQKCQLRFSYYDNADISVLQKGGVTMEATRELLEYEIISETMTDGATKPFMSSIQVEIEFQNQYTFYITNVIVPTLLMAIICYLTFYFQLNDFQDRIVISLTSMLVLATLFTQMSQSIPKTAYFKVIDGWFMCLIVIDFFVVVIHTIIENLCGMRASSLNKSVKHSPPQVAWSSHEQNNIKGFIIAQKVNVASQIIFPFLITLMCTIFAILGYSSLYMTP